Below is a window of Fluviibacter phosphoraccumulans DNA.
GAATCACTGGACGAAGGCAATTACGAACAAGCAGTTAAGTATTACGAAAAACTCGAAGCCCGCTACCCGTATGGGACCTATGCGCAACAGGCACAGATTGAAACCGCCTACGCACACTACAAGGCCAATGAGCCTGCGCCGGCCATTGCTGCGTGTGACCGTTTTATCAAGCTGCACCCAAACCACCCGAATCTGGACTACGTTTATTATCTCAAGGGCATGATTGGCTTTAACGAAGATCTGGGCTATGGCGGTTACGTCATGCAGCAGGATCCGACCGAACGTGACCCCAAAAGCATGCGTGAGTCGTTCGTCGCCTTCAAATATCTGTACGACAATTTTCCGAACAGCAAATATCGCGATGATGCGGCCAAGCGCATGCTATGGTTAGTGAATGCCCTGGCCTCACACGATCTGCATGTTGCCAATTACTATGTGCGCCGTGGTGCCTGGCTGGCTGCCGCCAACCGCGCCCAGAACGTCGTTCGCTTTTACCCCGATGCGCCTGCCGTTGAAGAAGCGT
It encodes the following:
- a CDS encoding outer membrane protein assembly factor BamD; translation: MLPSSRSPIYGTLRRLILLALTPLVLSSCALFQEDSDPTKGWSANKLYTTAKESLDEGNYEQAVKYYEKLEARYPYGTYAQQAQIETAYAHYKANEPAPAIAACDRFIKLHPNHPNLDYVYYLKGMIGFNEDLGYGGYVMQQDPTERDPKSMRESFVAFKYLYDNFPNSKYRDDAAKRMLWLVNALASHDLHVANYYVRRGAWLAAANRAQNVVRFYPDAPAVEEALAVMAYSYGQLGLTDLQSDSDRILRQNYPNSRFLTQGIQRTKPWYHLY